From a region of the Oxyura jamaicensis isolate SHBP4307 breed ruddy duck unplaced genomic scaffold, BPBGC_Ojam_1.0 oxyUn_random_OJ71384, whole genome shotgun sequence genome:
- the LOC118159632 gene encoding calmodulin, striated muscle, translating into MAERLSEEQIAEFKEAFSLFDRDGDGCITTKELGTVMRSLGQNPTEAELQDMVGEVDADGSGTIDFPEFLSLMARKMRDSDSEEEIREAFRVFDKDGNGYISAAELRHVMTNLGEKLTDEEVDEMIKEADCNNDGQVNYEEFVRMMTEK; encoded by the coding sequence ATGGCCGAGCGGCTGTCGGAGGAGCAGATCGCCGAGTTCAAGGAGGCTTTTTCCCTTTTCGACCGGGACGGCGACGGCTGCATCACCACCAAGGAGCTGGGCACCGTCATGCGCTCGCTGGGGCAGAACCCCACCGAGGCGGAGCTGCAGGACATGGTGGGCGAGGTGGACGCCGACGGCAGCGGCACCATCGACTTCCCCGAGTTCCTCTCGCTGATGGCGAGGAAGATGAGGGACTCGGACAGCGAGGAGGAGATCCGCGAGGCCTTCCGCGTCTTCGACAAGGACGGCAACGGCTACATCAGCGCGGCGGAGCTGCGGCACGTCATGACCAACCTGGGCGAGAAGCTGACGGATGAGGAGGTGGACGAGATGATCAAGGAGGCCGACTGCAACAACGACGGGCAGGTCAACTACGAGGAGTTCGTGAGGATGATGACGGAGAAGTGA